One region of Drosophila kikkawai strain 14028-0561.14 chromosome 2R, DkikHiC1v2, whole genome shotgun sequence genomic DNA includes:
- the PpY-55A gene encoding serine/threonine-protein phosphatase PP-Y, with amino-acid sequence MTGFTNLQLNRIIKELIAQKGDCTCNEESIQRLIHQARDVISKQPMLLELEGPVNICGDIHGQFTDLLRIFEACGFPPKTNYLFLGDYVDRGKQSLETICLLFAYKVRYPENFFLLRGNHECASINKVYGFFDEVKRRHSVRLWRSFTDCFDWLPVAAVIGQRIFCCHGGLGPSLRNLEQIKYLPRPTDVPNEGLLCDLLWADVNHTTKGWGQNERGVSFTFSESIILDFLKSQNLDLMVRAHEVVEDGYELFADRHLITIFSAPNYCGLMNNAGGVMRVSADLLCSFVILKPMCDSSDSKESVSEKSEDISWT; translated from the coding sequence ATGACTGGGTTTACCAACCTGCAATTGAACCGTATCATAAAGGAGCTCATTGCCCAAAAGGGAGACTGTACTTGCAACGAGGAGTCTATTCAGCGACTGATCCACCAGGCACGCGATGTGATCTCCAAGCAACCGATGCTCCTGGAGCTAGAAGGTCCTGTAAACATATGCGGCGACATACATGGTCAGTTTACAGATCTTCTGCGTATATTCGAGGCCTGTGGATTTCCCCCAAAGACCAACTATCTGTTCCTGGGCGACTACGTAGACCGAGGCAAGCAGTCACTGGAGACCATCTGCCTGCTGTTCGCCTACAAGGTCCGTTATCCCGAGAACTTCTTCCTGCTGAGGGGCAACCACGAGTGTGCCAGCATCAACAAAGTCTACGGCTTCTTTGACGAGGTGAAGCGCCGTCACTCGGTTCGCTTGTGGCGCAGCTTCACGGACTGCTTTGACTGGCTGCCAGTGGCCGCAGTCATTGGCCAGCGCATCTTTTGCTGCCATGGGGGACTGGGTCCTTCGCTCCGCAACTTGGAGCAGATAAAATATCTGCCAAGACCCACGGACGTGCCGAATGAGGGCTTACTGTGCGACCTACTGTGGGCGGATGTCAATCACACTACAAAGGGTTGGGGCCAAAATGAAAGGGGTGTGAGCTTCACCTTTAGCGAGTCCATCATCCTGGACTTCCTGAAGTCCCAAAATCTTGATCTGATGGTTCGCGCCCACGAGGTGGTTGAGGATGGTTACGAGCTATTTGCTGACCGCCACCTCATTACCATCTTCTCGGCTCCCAACTACTGTGGACTGATGAACAATGCCGGCGGTGTGATGCGTGTCAGCGCGGACCTCCTGTGCTCCTTTGTCATCCTCAAGCCGATGTGTGACTCCAGTGACTCCAAGGAGTCTGTGAGCGAGAAGTCAGAAGACATTTCGTGGACTTGA